One Streptomyces dangxiongensis genomic window, CGACGGAGAAGCGGCGGCGCCAGTCCGCGGACATCGACGGCACCGTACGCGCCCACAGATCCTTCAGGCCCGCCTCGACCGGGTTCTCCGGCTCGGGCACGGGGGTGGCGGGGTCGAGCGGCATGAACAGCGGCAGGCGGTCCAGGTGCGCCTTCCCGGCGGCGCGGTCCGGGGTGCGTTTGAACATGTCCAGGAAGTGGTCGTCGAAGAAGAACACCCACACGTACCAGTCGGTGATCAGCGAGAGAGCGGGTCCGTCGCAGTCGGGGTGGGTGTAGGCGCACAGGAGTCCGTAGTCGTGTGCCTCCAGGTCGGCCTGCTGCCAGATCCCGGAGCCTTCCAGCATGCCCATCTCGCGCGCCCACCGGGTCGAATGGGTGCGGGCCTCGTCCAGGTGCGGGTTGAGGCGCGCCGGGTACGGCATGTAGAAGTGCGGGAGTTGAAACGGCTGCGTCATGGCCGGGCCCTACCCGTGGCCCCGTGGCCCCATCCATCCGGCCGCACATGATCACACCATCGCGTGAATCACCCGCGAAACGCGGAATTCCCCGCGCCGGGTCCTCCCGTGCGCGCCCGTGCCGGATTCGCGCGGCGTCGACGGCGTGGACGGCGTCGCGTCACCCCCGCCGTGCGCCACCCGACGGGTCGGCCTGGATGAGCGCGTGCGTCCCGCTCGTCCGCCAGCGCTGCCCCTCGGCGGCCACCAGCGCGGCCTCGGTCGCGGCGCTCAGGCCGGTGATCACCTCGGACTTCAGGGTGCGCAGCGCGGCGACCGGACCGGGGAAGTACGCGGTCGTCTCCCGGAAGGGCGTGGTGGGCGGCCAGAACCGGTCGCCCACCAGACGGCGGTAGTTGAGGTCGCCCTTGACGACGGTCAGCGTGGCCGCCGCGAACTCGGCGCGCAGGTCGTCCGGCATGTCGGCGTACGGCAGCGGGGCGCAGGAGAAGGGGTGGGCGCGGACGGTGAGGCGGCCGTCGGCCATGGCGGACCGGAGCACGCGCCCGTACCCGCCCGCCGCGCCGGGGGCCGCACGCAGTCGGTTCAGGGCGTCCACGACGTCGGCGGTGGTGGCGTCGGAGACGTAGTAGGGGTACGGCTTGACGTGCAGGACGGCCCGCGCGGCCCGGCCCTCGGTGAGGAGGTGGGCGATCAGCAGGAGATCGGGGAGGAGTTCACGGCCGGCGTTGTCCGCGACGAGCACGAGCGTGCCGGTGCCGGCCGGCGGCAGCAGCGACCACAGGGTCTCGCTGTCGTCCGCGACCAGCGCGGGGACCGGCTGCCGGGTCCCGGCGTCCGCGGCGGAGAGCCGGAAGCCGAGGTCGGCGCGGTTGCCCCACAGGGAGCCGTGCAGCAGGGCGCGCGCCCGTTCCTCCTCGGGCAGGTCCCGCAGGCCGTCCAGGGCGGCCAGTTCCGCGTCGGTCTCGGGGGCGTCGAGTTCGGCGCGCTTGAACGGGCGGAAGGGGTCGATGCCCTGCCAGGCGCCCGGTCCGACGTAGCCGACGGCGTCGAGCAGCCGGCGGTAGAAGTAGCTCTCGGACCACAGCCACGGCACGTCGTACCAGGACCGGCCGGTGTGGTCGGGCAGGCCCCAGGCGTGCCAGCGGTCCCGGTCCGGGGCGTCGGCGGGCAGCGGCCCGACCGTGCCCTCGGTGCAGTTCCTCAGCAGCTCGTCCAGCGCCGCGTGCTGCGCGGGGCCGAACGGGAAAGCGTCCCGTACCTGCCGGATGATGGCGGGATGCCGCTCGGCCAGCACGCTGTGCGGGAACGAGCCGGGCTCGTCACCGCGGATCACGGGTGCGAAGGGGGTGTCGGGCATGTCCGTCACCGTACCGCCCGGGTCAGGCGGCTCTGGTCTCCCGCTCCAACTGGGTGGCGAGGGTGACGTAGCGGGGGCGGCGGTGCACGGGGACGAGGCCCCGGATGATCAGGTGCCACATCTCGGCGACCCGGCGCGGAAGCCGTCCGATCGGTTCGAGGGAGCGGCCGGCGACCCGGGTGCCGATGAAGAAGCAGACGAGGGAGTGGGCGACGGCGCCGACGTCGAGTTCGCCGTGCACGTCGGCCTCCCGCACGGCTCCGCCGAACTTGCGGGTGGCGTACTCCAGCCACTCGGTGAACGGATGCCGCAGCGGCGGCCGTACGGCGATGTCCGCGGTGGCCAGGCGGAGTCCGGCGCGCGGCACCGGGTCCTCCACGGCGAGCCGGGCGATGCCGAACGTGGTGCGCATCAGGGATTCCAGGGAGGAGCAGCCGCGGCTCTCGACGTCGGCCACGACCCGCTGCGCGGCCCGGGCCTGGAGTTCCAGGATGGCGTGGGCCAGGTCCTCCTTGGCGGCGAAGTGGAAGTACAGGGCGCCCTTGGTGACCTTCGCGTGTGCGACGATGTCGCTCAGGCTGGTGGTCTCGTAGCCCCGCCGGTCGAACAGGTCGGCGGCGGCCGTGATGATGGTTGCCCGGGTCTGCTCGGCGCGTAACTGCCTTGCCATCGCGGGACCCCTCCTCGCACTGTGAACGAACAGGACATGCGGTTTGTTTTAACCCCTTGCATACGATAACTCACCGAGCGGCAACGGGAGTCCGGCGTCCCGGCCCGCGGGCGGCACACGTGTCACCGTCCCGGCCCGCAGCTCACGACGGGTCCCCTCCCGCTCGTGCGGGGGCGGGCTCAGAACGGGTTCCTCCCGTTCCGCACCGGCGGCGCCCGGCGGCCGCGGGGCGGTGGCCGCCGCCGCCATGATCGCCAGGGATACGAGGCCGGTGGCGGGCACCTCGACGAGATCTCGGAGCAGGCGCGAAACAGCCGGGCCGGTCGGTGCTTCCACGCCCCGCGGGTCCCGTCGGTGACTCCGGATGAACGGGGTGGGCGCCGGCACCGTACTGGACGCCGCAGCCCCCGATTCCCGCGCCGGCCGAGGAGACGCCCCCGATGACCCGGATGACCGCCCGCCTGAGTGTCAGGGTGGCCGCCGCGGCGGCGCCGCTCCTGCTCCTGCCGTGGGCGGCGGGGCCCGCGCAGGCGCACGGCGCCCCCACGGATCCGGTCAGCCGGGTCTACGCGTGCTCCCCCGAGGGCGGCGCCGCCGCCCGGTCGGCGGCCTGCCGGGCCGCGGTCGCGGCGAACGGCGCCCCGTTCACCGCGTGGGACAACCTGCGGGTGGCGGGGGTGGGGGGCCGTGACCGGCGGGTGATCCCGGACGGCCGGCTGTGCAGCGGCAACCTGCCGGCGTACCGGGGGCTGGATCTGGCCCGGACCGACTGGCCGGCGACGCGGCTGACGCCGGGGGCCCGGCTGACGCTGACGTACGCGTCGACCATCGCGCACACGGGCACGTTCCGGCTCTATCTGACCCGGCCGGGCTACGACCCCGCGAAGCCGCTGACCTGGTCCGACCTGCCGGAGCGGCCCTTCGCCGAGGTCACCGACCCGCCGCTGCGCGACGGCGCGTACCACATCGGCGCGACGCTGCCGGCGGACCGGACGGGCCGGCAGATGCTGTACACGGTCTGGCAGAACAGCAGCACGCCGGACACGTACTACTCGTGTTCCGACGTGGTGTTCCCGGGGCGTGCGAGAGCCGCCGGCGCGGCAACGGGCACGACACCGGCGGCGACGGCTCCGGCGTCATCGCGCCCGCGGCCCGCGCGGACGGCGGGTTCTCCGCCGGTGAGCCCGACCGCCGCGCACGGGCGGCGGGAGGGGCGTCCCGAGGCCGCCGCGGGTGACGGGTCGCCGGTGGTGGACGCCACCCGCGACGGCTCGGGGGTCTCGGCGCCGCTGCTGGCGGGCGGCGCCGCCGCGGTGCTGTTGGTCACCGGGGGCGCCGCCCTCGCTCTGCGGCTGCGACGACGCTGAAACGGGGTCCTACGGCACGTTAGTTGACGTAGATCCGGACGCCCGCGTCGGTGACGGGCGCGTACTTCGCCGTGAAGAAGCCGTTGGCGAAGCAGAGCGACGAACCGGAGAACTTCGTGAACTGCTGGTTGGTGAAGGTGATGCTGCTGTCGGCGTTGGCGGCCTTGCCGGTCAGGCTGGGCGCCCGGTAGACGCAGGTGACGCTGCCCAGCAGGGTGCGCAGCTTGACCGTGGCCTGGATGACGGAGCCGCTCGGGGGCGTGACGGTGAGGGTGCCGTCCGAGGCGACCGTCGCCGCGTAGGGCAGGTTGTCGATGGTGATGCCGTTGACCCCGAGCACGCCGGTGACGTTGCTGGTGCAGGTCGAGCTGTCGAAGGTGTGCGCGGTGACGGACTCGGTGGCCGTGCCGGGGGCGGTCGGGTTGCCGGTGACCTTGGCGGTGAACTGGGACCCCGTGCACTTGACGCCGCTGGTGCCGGTCGCGCTGGAGTAGAACGTGGCCGACGTGCCGGAGGCCAGGGGCGCCGTGAGGGTGTCGCCGACGGCGACCGCGGTACCGCCGGCGCTGCCGGTGGTGAGGACCGCGCCGGCCGCGGAGGCCGGGGTGGCCGCCGCGAGGGCGAGTGCGGTGGCGGTGCCGGCGAGGGCGAGGAGGGAGCGCTTGCGCATGCGAGTGCCTCTCTTCCTGAGTGGGGGGACAACTGGGGTGAGGTGGGGGGTGGGGGCGGTGCTGGGGTGCCACCGGCGCAGGGCCGTTGCGCCTTCTCCGTACACGACGGACCGGCGACGGCGGCGGACCGGACGCGGCCGGAGGCCTCGGGGGAAGGCCTCCGGCCGCGCCGGCGCATGGGGGCGGCCGACACGGGACCACAGGGGGAACGACCGTGGCGGAGCCGCGCTGTGAGTGGATCGGTTGCCGTGACAGGGCCGGGAACGCGGCCGGTCCGCGTGGCGGACGCGGCGGGCACCGCGCCGGGACGTGGCTGGTGCCGCTCGCTGGATCCGGCGCCACGGATCCGTGGAAACAGAGGAAGTTGTAGACCTGACAATGCGTCAACGTCAAGGCGTACGGGCCGGGTTGTGCCAGGCGGAGACGGCCCGCGCACGTCCGGCACCCTTTTTTCACATCTCCCTTGACCCTTCAATGTAACCGGCGGTAACTTCCTCGAAAGGCTACTGCCGCGTAACCAGAAAGCCCTTGCGTCCACCGGGACTCGCGAGGAGGCGTACGCGGTTGCCCCTGTCCGCGCCAGGACACCGCGCCACTGGAACCCACACCGCATTGATCCATGCCCATGGGAGCAGTTATGGCCTCGTCCCCGGACGTTCCGTCCGCCGGCAACACCCCCGAGAACCCCGGAAGCGGTTCACCCTCCGACACGCAGAACGCCGCCGGAACCGTCACCGGCGGCGAACGGCGGGGCCGCGTCCGGGCCCGCCGGGCGGCGGTGATGGCCGTACCCGCCACGCTGATCGCCGCCGGCCTCGCGGTCCTCACCGCACAGGGTGCGCTCGGTGTGCAGTTCGCGATCTCCGGCATGCCCTTCACGGTCACCGCGACCGAGCTGAACGGCACCGGGTTCGAACAGTTCGGCTCGCTCGACAACATGGCCGACGGCAGCCCCAACGCCGGGGACAGCGGCGGCCAGGTCCTCGTCATCACCTCCGCCATCAAGAACGCCACGCTGACCAAGCTGTGCCAGAGCGTCGACCTCGGCGGCACCAACCTGCTGATCAAGGCGGGCGGCGGCAAGGACAAGGTCAGCGCGCGCGACCTGACCACCGACTCCACCGAGCTGTCGGGTGACGCCGCGTTCGACAACATCGAGATCGGCAACGACGCCAGCACGCTGACCAAGGCGGGGGTGAAGGGTCCGATCGGCGTCTTCAGCCAGCAGGCCGACACCGTGCGGATCGCCAAACTGCGGCAGACCAACTACGCGACGACGGCGGGTGTGTTCAAACTGCCGGGTCTGAAGCTGAGCTTCAGCGACTCGGGTTGCTGATCGCCGTGCCGGACCGTCCACGTCTGGGACCGAGGCCCGCCTTCCGCAGGTGGCGGGCCCGCCGGCCGTTCTGGGGCGGACTGCTGCTCGCCCTGGGCGGCGGCGAGATCCTGCTCACCGAGAAGGCCTCGCTGAAGGTCGTCCTGCACATCGGCATGCAGGGCCTGGCGGGTTATCTGCTGCCCGGGCTGATGGTGCTGCTGGGTCTGCTGATCCTCTTCAACCCCTCCCAGCGCCTCTTCTACTCCCTCACCGGCATCCTGCTCTCGCTGGGCACCTGGCTCACCTCCAACCTGGGCGGCTTCTTCCTCGGCCTCCTCCTCGGCGCCACCGGTAGCTGCCTGACCTTCGGCTGGCTCCCCGACCAGCGGCCACGCGTCAGCCGCCGCGCACGCCGCAGGCAGGCGAGGACGGCGGCCCGGGCGCCGGCACCGGAGGGCGCGGAAGGCGCGACCTGAGACGGCGCGGACCAGGACACCGAGGACCGGGACGAGGAGAGCTAGGAGACGACGGTCAGGACGACGGCGGCCAGGAGCCGCGGGGCCGGAAGGTGCGGGGCCGGGAGCCGCGGGAGCGCGACGACGCGGGGCCCCGGGGCGTCGGGGTCCCCGCGTCGTCACCGGTCACGGCCGTGGCCGTGGCCGTGGCCGGCGGTGGTGCCTCAGGCGAGGCCGGCGGACTTCAGCCAGGCCTTGGCGACGTCCAGCGGGTCCTTCTTCTGCACCTGCGCCTGGTTGTCCAGCTCCAGCAGGGTCGCGGTGTCCAGCTTGGCCGAGACCGCGTTGAGCGCGTCGACGCCCTTCCGCGACAGGGTGCTCTTGTGGACGAGCGGCTGGACGTTCTCGAAGCCGAAGAGGTTCTTCGGGTCCTGAAGGACGACGAACTTCTCCTCGGAGATGTTCGGGTCGGTGGTGAAGAGGTCCGCGACCTGCACCGCGTCCTTCTGCAGCGCCGCCAGCGTGAGCGGGCCGCCCGCGTCCAGCGCCTTGAAGGACTTGAAGTCCAGGCCGTAGACGGACTTCAGGCCCAGCAGGCCCTGCTGCCGGGTCTGGAACTCCGGCGAGCCGCCGATGACCAGGTCCTTGGCGATGTCCTTCAGATCGGCGACGGAGGACTTCCCGGTGAGGTGGTACTTCTTCGCGGTGGCCGCGTTGACCGTCACCGAGTCCTTGTCCTGGGCCGGCGCCGGGTTCAGCAGCGTCAGCTTGGGGTCGAGCTTGGCCTTGATGGCCTCCGTGGTCTCGGCGGCGGTCTTCGGCGCGGCCTTCTGGTCGAGGTAGGCCAGCAGCGCGCCGTTGTACTCGGGCAGCACGGTCACGGCGCCGTTCTTGAGCAGCCCGTAGGTGGTCTCGCGGCTGCCGATGTTCGGCTTGTAGGTGATCTTGAAGCCCTTGGCCCGGAGGGCCTCGCCGTAGATGTCGGCCAGCAGCGTGCTCTCGGGGAAGTTGTTGGAGCCGACGACGACGCTGTCGCCGCTCGCCTTGTCGTCCGTGAGCGGGTTGCCGCCCTTGTCGTCCTTGGAGGAACAGCCCGCCAGCAGAGCCGTCGCCGCTGCGAGGGCGACCACCGCCGCGCCTCGGTTCCTCCGGATGGACCTGCTGAAGTGGGTCGTGTAAGTCACCCGTCGATCCAATCCAGCCGGTTCTCGGTCAGTCAAGTGCCCCCGATCACCGATTGGCCTCGATCTGCGATCCGTTGTGCGCGCACACGGGCCGGGCCGGGGCGACAGCGGGGGTGCGTGCGCGTCCGGCGACGGGCGGCGGTGCTCAGCCGTTCCGGCGTACGCCCGGGGACACCGTGAGCCGGGCCGCCGCCCAGAACAGGCCGAGGGTCGCGAGGGCCAGAGCGGCGGTCAGGGTGGCACCGCCGACGACCTTGTCGTAGTTCCTCTGGTAGAGCCCGTCGATGATGTACCGCCCGAGCCCGCCGAGGCTGACGTACGCGGCGATGGTGGCGGTGGAGACGATCTGGATGGCCGCCGTGCGCAGTCCGCTCAGGACCAGCGGGAGCGCGACCGGCAGTTCGACCTGGAGCAGTACGCGGGTCTCGGACATCCCCATGCCGCGCGCCGCGTCCACCGGGGACGGGTCGACCGAGCGGACCGCCTCGTAGGCGGTGACCAGGATCGGCGGTACGGCGAGCACCACCAGCGGGATCATCACCGGCAGCAGGCCGAAACCTATCCAGAGGAACATCAGCACCAGCAGACCGAAGCTGGGCAGGGCGCGGCCGGCGGTGGCGAGGAGGGCGAGCGCGTTGCCGCCGCGCCCGGTGTGGCCGGTGAGCAGGCCGACGGGCAGCCCGATCGCGGCGGCGATCAGGAGGGCTTCCAGCGAGTACCTGAGGTGCTCGGCGAACCGGGTGGGGATGCCGTCGTAGCCGTGCCAGTGGGCGCTGTCGCTGAAGAAGGAGTGCGCGAAGTTCAGGACGTTCACCGGGTGGCACCCTTCCGCGGCATCCAGGGGGTGAGGAGGAGGCGGAGGAGGACCAGCACGCCGTCGGCGAGGATGCCCAGCACCGCGATGGTCACGACCGAGTTCACGGCGAGGGCGGGGCGGTGGTAGGTCTGGGCGTCGTAGAGCATGTTGCCGAGCGCGCCCTGGTTGCCGATGAGCATGCCGACGCTGACCAGGGAGATGCTGGAGACGGTCGCCACCCTGAGGCCGGCGATGATCGCGGGCACGGCGATGGGCAACTGGATCTGGAGGTAGCGCCGTACGGCTCCGAAGCCCATGGCCTGGGCGGCGGCCAGGGTCTCCGGAGGCACCGAGCGGACACCGTCGACGATCGCCGGGACCAGCACGACCAGGCTGTAGAGGGCGAGCGGGATCATCACGGTCGTCTCGCTCTGCCCGAAGTAGTCGATGAGCACGACGAAGAAGGCGAGCGACGGGATGGCGTAGAGAACGGTGGTGATGCCGAGAACGGGCGGGTACATCCAGCGGAACCGTACGCATAGCTGGGCCACGGGCAGTGAGAGGAGCAGTCCGGCCAGCACCGGCAGCAGTGCCTCGCGCAGGTGCAGCCCGACGAGGCCGAGATAGCTGTGCTGGAGGTCGCTCGGGAGGTCGAAGAAGCCGCTCATCACCCGGCGTTCACCTCGGCCCGCTCCGCCGCGCGGTCGTGCGCGGCGCGGATCGCCTCACCGATGGCCTGCTGGGAGACGACGCCGACGGCGTGGCCCTCGCCGTCCACCGCGACCGCCCACCCGGTCGGCGAGAGGACGGCCCCGTCGAGGGCGGCGCGCAGCGAGTCGGTGCCGGGCACGAACGGCCGCCCGTACGGCAGGAGCCGGTCGCGGTCGACGGATCCGGCGGTGAGCCGTTCCGGCTCGCTCCAGCCGAGGGGCCTGCCGTCGGCGTCGGTGACGAGGAGCCAGTCGGCCGTGGCCCGGGAGGCCAGCCGCTCGGCGTCGGCGTCGATCGGCACCACGGGCCCGGTCTCCAGCCGGAGCCCCGCGGACGGGAAGAAGGACAGCCGGCGGATGCCGCGGTCGGCGCCGAGGAAGTCCTCCACGAAGGAGTCGGCGGGCGCGCTGAGCAGTTCGGCGGGCGGGGCGAACTGGGCGAGCCGGCCACCGGTGCGCAGCACGGCGACCTTGGTGCCCAGTTTGATCGCCTCGTCGATGTCGTGGGTGACGAAGACGATGGTCTTGCCCAACTCCTGCTGGATGCGCAGGAGTTCGTCCTGGAGGCCCTTGCGGACGATGGGGTCGACGGCGGAGAACGGTTCGTCCATCAGCAGCACCGGCGGATCAGCGGCGAGTGCGCGGGCCACGCCGACGCGCTGCTGCTGGCCGCCGGAGAGCTGGTACGGATACCGCTTGGCCAGGGCCGGGTCGAGTCCGACCCGTTCCATCAGCTCGGCGGCCCGGGCCCGCGCCTTCTGCTTGCTCCAGCCGAGCAGGCGGGGCACGGTGGCGACGTTGTCGAGGATGGTGCGGTGCTGGAAGAGTCCGGCGTTCTGGATGACGTAACCCATCGACCGGCGCAGCGTGTTGACCGGCTGCCGCCGGATGTCCTGGCCGTCGAGGAGGATGCTGCCCTCGCTGGGCTCCACCATCCGGTTGATCATCCGCAGGGTCGTCGTCTTGCCGCAGCCGGAGGGCCCGACGAGGACGGTGATCGCGCGGTCGGGTATCTCCAGCGACAGCCGGTCGACCGCGACCGTTCCGTCCGGATATCGCTTCGTGACTGAGTCTATCCGTATCAAAACGCCGGACACCCTTCGGATTTGGCCGATTTCCGCCCGCTTCCGCCACTTTTTTCTCTGCGCAGGCCGTTGGGCAGCGAGTCTAACCGCCTGCGTGACCGGGGTTCGGCGGCGGCGCGGCCGGGCCGTCCCGGCCGCGCCGGCACGTCGGCCGCGTCAGCCCTCGTCCGGGCTCAACCGCAGGGAGATGGAGTTGATGCAGTACCGCTGGTCGGTCGGGGTCGGATACCCCTCGCCCTCGAAGACGTGCCCGAGGTGGGAACCGCAGCGGGCGCACCGCACCTCGGTGCGGACCATGCCGTGGGACCGGTCCTGGACCAGCTCCACGGCGTCGGTGTCCTTCGGGTCGTAGAAGGACGGCCAGCCGCAGTGCGACGCGAACTTGGTCTCGGAGGTGAACAGCTCGGCACCACAGGCCCGGCAGGAGTAGACGCCCTCGGTCCTGGTGTCCGTGTACTCACCGGTGAAGGCCGGCTCGGTGCCGGCCTGGCGCAGGACGGCGTACTCGGCCGGGTTCAGCTCCGCGCGCCACTGCTCGTCCGGCTTCTCGACGTCGTACGACATCAGCTCTCAGCCCCTTTTCACTGCGACAGGCGGTCCAGGATCAGCGGGCCCAGGTCCGTCACGTCACCCGCGCCCATGGTGAGAACGAGATCACCGGGCTTCGCCATTCCCGAGATCACCGCGGGGATCTCCGCCTTGTCGGACACGGCGGTGACGTCGGCGCCGGCCGCGCGCGCGGCCTCGATGATCAGCTCGCTGGTGACGCCGGGGATCGGGTCCTCCCGGGCCGGGTAGATGTCCAGGACCACCGAGGCGTCGGCGAGGGCCAGCGCCTGCCCCATCTCCTTGCCCAGCTCCTGGGTGCGGGAGTACAGGTGCGGCTGGAAGACGACGAGGATGCGGGCGTCGCCCGCGGCGGCGCGCATGGCCTCCAGGTCCGCGGTCATCTCGGTGGGGTGGTGGGCGTAGGAGTCGATCACCTGGACGCCGGCCGCCTCGCCCTTGAGCTGGAGGCGCCGCTTGACGCCGGTGTAGGCGGCGAGCGCGGTCGCCAGCTCCGCGGCCGGGACGCCGAGGGCGGCGCCGGCGGCGAGCGCGGCCACGGCGTTGAGGGCGTAGTGCCGGCCCGGCACGGAGACGGCGAAGGTCAGCTCCCCGCCCGTCGAGCACCGCGGTCACCTCGCTCTTCAGCCCCTGCGGGACGATCCTCAGGACACGTACGTCGGCGTCCGCGGCCTCGCCGTAGGTGACGATCCGCACGTGGCGCTCCCGGACCCGCCGGGTCAGCTCGCGGGCGCCCTCGTGGTCGGCGGACACGACCAGGGTGCCGCCGTCGGTGACACGGTCCACGAACGTCTCGAACGACTCGTAGATCTCGTCCATGGACGCGTAATTGGCGTGGTGGTCCAGCTCGACGTTGAGGACGATGGCGACCTCGGGGGCGTACTTGTGGAAGCTGCGGTCCGACTCGTCGGCCTCGGCGACGAAGATGTCGCCCTCGCCGTGCAGCGCGTTGGAACCGGGGGCGTCCAGGTCGCCGCCGATGGCGTACGACGGCCGCAGGCCCAGCTCGGTCAGGGAGACCGCCAGCATGGAGGTGGTGGTCGTCTTGCCGTGGGTACCGGCCACGGCGATCGGGCGCAGCCCCTGCATCAGCGCGGCGAGCGCGTCGGAGCGGTGCACCACCGGGATGCCCAGCTCGGCGGCGCGGGCCAGCTCCGGGTTGTCCGTGCGGATCGCCGACGACACGACGACGCAGCTCGCGTCGTCCGCGAGGTGCCCGGCGGCGTGTCCGGTGTGCACGGTGACACCGAGCGCCCGCAGCGCCCGCGCGGTCGCCGAGTCCTTGGCGTCACTGCCGGCCACCCGTGCCCCGCGCTGCGCGAGGATCTTGGCGATACCCGACATTCCGGCGCCGCCGATGCCGATGAAGTGCGGTCGGTCCATGGCGGTAGGAAGGCCGGGTGCCATGCGTTTCTCCCCAGAGACGGTACGAGCCAGAGCAGGCCTAGCCTATGCGCTGGAGCACCGGGTGCCGCGCAGGGAGGCGGCCGGCCCTCCCCCGCTCCGCCTACGCCTTGCTGTGCGAGAACAGCTTCAGCACCGGCACGCCCACCTTGTGCCGGGCCCGGGAGGCCCAGTCCCGGTGGAAGAACTCCTCGACGTAGTGCGGATCGGTGAGCACGATCACCTCGTCGGCGTTCACCTCGGCCACGACCCCCTTCAGCGCGTCCAGCGGATGGTCCTCGACCAGCCGGCCCTCCGCCGTGCTGCTCGCCGAGCGCAGCGCCTGGAGCGACACGTCGAGGGCCCGCCGGCCGACGCTTCTCGCGTCCTGCCCCTCCGGGGTCTCTCCCTCCCGCACCGCCTCGTCGAGTTCGCCGAGCGCGATGTCGTCGATGGCCCGCAGCAGGCGGTCCGCCTGGTCGCCGCGCGGCTGGAGCAGCACATGGAAGGAGACGGGCTCGTCCCCGTGCAAGGTGGTGACGAACTCCACGTCGGCGGACGTCAGGGCTTTCTCGATCATCAGAACGCTTGTGAACACCAGGCGCCTCTTCTCCTGCGAGGGCCCGCGGGGCCCGCTGTGCCGCGGGGCCCGGCAGGACCCCT contains:
- a CDS encoding lytic polysaccharide monooxygenase auxiliary activity family 9 protein, with translation MTRMTARLSVRVAAAAAPLLLLPWAAGPAQAHGAPTDPVSRVYACSPEGGAAARSAACRAAVAANGAPFTAWDNLRVAGVGGRDRRVIPDGRLCSGNLPAYRGLDLARTDWPATRLTPGARLTLTYASTIAHTGTFRLYLTRPGYDPAKPLTWSDLPERPFAEVTDPPLRDGAYHIGATLPADRTGRQMLYTVWQNSSTPDTYYSCSDVVFPGRARAAGAATGTTPAATAPASSRPRPARTAGSPPVSPTAAHGRREGRPEAAAGDGSPVVDATRDGSGVSAPLLAGGAAAVLLVTGGAALALRLRRR
- a CDS encoding ABC transporter permease; this encodes MNVLNFAHSFFSDSAHWHGYDGIPTRFAEHLRYSLEALLIAAAIGLPVGLLTGHTGRGGNALALLATAGRALPSFGLLVLMFLWIGFGLLPVMIPLVVLAVPPILVTAYEAVRSVDPSPVDAARGMGMSETRVLLQVELPVALPLVLSGLRTAAIQIVSTATIAAYVSLGGLGRYIIDGLYQRNYDKVVGGATLTAALALATLGLFWAAARLTVSPGVRRNG
- a CDS encoding damage-control phosphatase ARMT1 family protein — protein: MPDTPFAPVIRGDEPGSFPHSVLAERHPAIIRQVRDAFPFGPAQHAALDELLRNCTEGTVGPLPADAPDRDRWHAWGLPDHTGRSWYDVPWLWSESYFYRRLLDAVGYVGPGAWQGIDPFRPFKRAELDAPETDAELAALDGLRDLPEEERARALLHGSLWGNRADLGFRLSAADAGTRQPVPALVADDSETLWSLLPPAGTGTLVLVADNAGRELLPDLLLIAHLLTEGRAARAVLHVKPYPYYVSDATTADVVDALNRLRAAPGAAGGYGRVLRSAMADGRLTVRAHPFSCAPLPYADMPDDLRAEFAAATLTVVKGDLNYRRLVGDRFWPPTTPFRETTAYFPGPVAALRTLKSEVITGLSAATEAALVAAEGQRWRTSGTHALIQADPSGGARRG
- a CDS encoding ABC transporter ATP-binding protein is translated as MIRIDSVTKRYPDGTVAVDRLSLEIPDRAITVLVGPSGCGKTTTLRMINRMVEPSEGSILLDGQDIRRQPVNTLRRSMGYVIQNAGLFQHRTILDNVATVPRLLGWSKQKARARAAELMERVGLDPALAKRYPYQLSGGQQQRVGVARALAADPPVLLMDEPFSAVDPIVRKGLQDELLRIQQELGKTIVFVTHDIDEAIKLGTKVAVLRTGGRLAQFAPPAELLSAPADSFVEDFLGADRGIRRLSFFPSAGLRLETGPVVPIDADAERLASRATADWLLVTDADGRPLGWSEPERLTAGSVDRDRLLPYGRPFVPGTDSLRAALDGAVLSPTGWAVAVDGEGHAVGVVSQQAIGEAIRAAHDRAAERAEVNAG
- a CDS encoding Tat pathway signal sequence domain protein — protein: MRKRSLLALAGTATALALAAATPASAAGAVLTTGSAGGTAVAVGDTLTAPLASGTSATFYSSATGTSGVKCTGSQFTAKVTGNPTAPGTATESVTAHTFDSSTCTSNVTGVLGVNGITIDNLPYAATVASDGTLTVTPPSGSVIQATVKLRTLLGSVTCVYRAPSLTGKAANADSSITFTNQQFTKFSGSSLCFANGFFTAKYAPVTDAGVRIYVN
- a CDS encoding DUF6230 family protein, which encodes MASSPDVPSAGNTPENPGSGSPSDTQNAAGTVTGGERRGRVRARRAAVMAVPATLIAAGLAVLTAQGALGVQFAISGMPFTVTATELNGTGFEQFGSLDNMADGSPNAGDSGGQVLVITSAIKNATLTKLCQSVDLGGTNLLIKAGGGKDKVSARDLTTDSTELSGDAAFDNIEIGNDASTLTKAGVKGPIGVFSQQADTVRIAKLRQTNYATTAGVFKLPGLKLSFSDSGC
- a CDS encoding ABC transporter permease, producing MSGFFDLPSDLQHSYLGLVGLHLREALLPVLAGLLLSLPVAQLCVRFRWMYPPVLGITTVLYAIPSLAFFVVLIDYFGQSETTVMIPLALYSLVVLVPAIVDGVRSVPPETLAAAQAMGFGAVRRYLQIQLPIAVPAIIAGLRVATVSSISLVSVGMLIGNQGALGNMLYDAQTYHRPALAVNSVVTIAVLGILADGVLVLLRLLLTPWMPRKGATR
- a CDS encoding ABC transporter substrate-binding protein, producing MTYTTHFSRSIRRNRGAAVVALAAATALLAGCSSKDDKGGNPLTDDKASGDSVVVGSNNFPESTLLADIYGEALRAKGFKITYKPNIGSRETTYGLLKNGAVTVLPEYNGALLAYLDQKAAPKTAAETTEAIKAKLDPKLTLLNPAPAQDKDSVTVNAATAKKYHLTGKSSVADLKDIAKDLVIGGSPEFQTRQQGLLGLKSVYGLDFKSFKALDAGGPLTLAALQKDAVQVADLFTTDPNISEEKFVVLQDPKNLFGFENVQPLVHKSTLSRKGVDALNAVSAKLDTATLLELDNQAQVQKKDPLDVAKAWLKSAGLA
- a CDS encoding DUF6114 domain-containing protein, whose translation is MPDRPRLGPRPAFRRWRARRPFWGGLLLALGGGEILLTEKASLKVVLHIGMQGLAGYLLPGLMVLLGLLILFNPSQRLFYSLTGILLSLGTWLTSNLGGFFLGLLLGATGSCLTFGWLPDQRPRVSRRARRRQARTAARAPAPEGAEGAT
- a CDS encoding ScbR family autoregulator-binding transcription factor, with the protein product MARQLRAEQTRATIITAAADLFDRRGYETTSLSDIVAHAKVTKGALYFHFAAKEDLAHAILELQARAAQRVVADVESRGCSSLESLMRTTFGIARLAVEDPVPRAGLRLATADIAVRPPLRHPFTEWLEYATRKFGGAVREADVHGELDVGAVAHSLVCFFIGTRVAGRSLEPIGRLPRRVAEMWHLIIRGLVPVHRRPRYVTLATQLERETRAA